Part of the Arthrobacter gengyunqii genome is shown below.
CAGATGCCCGGCAAGCTGGATGCGGACAGCTTCCGGAAGATGGGCGATCATCTCCGCTTCGTGCTGCGCCGTGGCTGCCAGCACCCGGTGCACCAGTACGGACGCCGCGGGCGTGGGATCGATCAATGCTCCGCGCCCGTCCAGGGGATTCACGGTCCGGATGACCAACCCCGCGTCCACCAGCTTTGCGATCCGCTTGGTGGTTCCGGCGGCCGAGGTGAGGAGATCGGCCGCGATTTCGGAGGGAGTCATGGGCCGGCCCGTTCGAGTCAGCAGGAACAACAGCTCCGCCTCGCCGCGGGTGAGCTGGAATTCCTGCAGCACGGCGTCGCCGCGCATCTGGACCAACTGCGCCAGCCGGCTGATGCGCGGAATGATGCCTGACGGCTCGACGCTGACCTGCGGCAGCGCATCCCACTGTTCTTTCGCCCGATCCAGATAATCCTTCACCGCAACAGGATACTTCGCCGGCAAATCCATGTCCCTCGCGGGGCACGGCCAGCCCGTTCGTGAGTTGGCCCTCACCCCCTGTGCCGGCAGGCCCCGCTTTCGGTAAGCTGTCGCCATGCTGAAGAAAGTGGCAAAAAAAGTCGCGGTGGCAGCATTAATCATTACGGCCTTTGCTGCAGGCCTGTTCGCGGTGCTGGGCTACGGGCTCATTCAGCTGCTCCAGGTGGCAGTGACCGGCGAAGCCGGCTCAGCGTCGGCCTTTTCCTTCTTCGCCGTCTTCATCACTCCGTCGCTGTTTATTGGCGGCGTGACGCTGCTGGCCCTTGGCGGGCGGGCTCTTCGGCGACGCCTCCGGGACCAGCAAAACCGGCGCAGCGACGCCGCTGCACAGGCCGAGTCCTGGCGCCGTCTGTACGTGCGCCGGGATGAGCTGCTGGTGCGGTGGTCCCGGTATGAAACCGACGTGGCGCTGATGATCGACTATCCCGTGATGACGGATTACACGGACCCGGTGGTCCGGGATGTCATCCTCGCCATGCAAGGCATCCGTTCCGCCGAAGCCGAAGCACTGGATCTGGGACGCGGTCCGGCCGAAGCATCCAAGCTGTTCCGGGCGGTAGACCGGTTTGAGGTTGCCTTCCTAACGGCTGAGAAATATGCCCGCCGGTGCGGACAGTCGAAGCTCAACATCACTGAACGCAGCAAGCTCGCCAGCGCGCGCCAGGCGTTGAACATCATCCTGGACGGAGCGGCAACACCGGCCGAAGTGGACGCAGCCTACCGAAGCCTGCGCGGGTCGCTGCGCGGCATCATTGATCTGCCGGACCGGGCCGTGGCCGATTTGGAGGCCCACACGCGCCAGAGCCTGGGCGTTCACCCGCACGGTTCCACTGCGGCATCAGCGGCGGCATCAACTCCGGCAGACCGGGCGGCATAACCGCCTAACGCGTGCCGCTCAACCCGCGTTGCCGCGCGGATATTCGTCCTCGTCCGCGTTTCCCCCGTCCGCGTTCTGCTCCAGGCGGTCCGCTTCGGAGCCGTCCGCGCGCAGCGGATCCCCGTGTGGCTGCACGGGATCTTCGGCTCCGGTGTCCTCCTGCGCGTCGGGAACCGCGGGAGTCTGCTGCTCCTGGGCATCGACTTCGTTTTCGGTGGGTACGGAGGGGCGGTCATCTGCTGCGGGCATCGCTGTTTTCCTTTCGGGAGGCGTGTTCCTGTGCGGGAAAACGGGAGCTCTTACAAGCACCCTCGCCACTTAGTTTATAAGCCTGCTTGCGAACTATCCATGGAAAGGTGCCGGCCAGAAGCCGGCAGCAGCATTTCCAGCGCCGTCACAGGCGCCGTGATGAAGTCGGAGCGGACCGGTCCTGAGATAGTCTGTGATTTCCCGGGCAAGCGGCGGCAGAAGGAATCCATGACAGTCCACACCAGCACTCGGCTCTCAGACGGCCGGGAGCTCATCTATTTCGATTCCTCCCCGGAAACCGCACAGCGCAGGCAGTCCGCTCCGGCAGACACCCGCGGCCTTCCGGCCCGGCCCGGAAACGGAACCGCCCGGTACGACGCCCTGACCGGCGAGTGGATCGCGGTGGCCGCACACCGGCAGTCGCGGACCCACCTGCCGCCCGCCGACCAGTGCCCGCTGTGCCCCTCGTCGCCGTCGCGCGCGTCGGAAATCCCGGCCGAGGACTACGAGGTGGTGGTCTTCGAGAACCGGTTCCCCTCCTTCGGCCCGGATTTGGGCCAGCTGCCGGCAGACCCGGCCTGGGGAACGACGGCGCCGGCGTACGGCCGCTGCGAAGTGGTGGCCTTCGATTCCGCGCATGAGGGGTCCTTCGGGTCCCTCTCCCCCGCCCGCGCCCGGACCGTAGTGGACGCCTGGGCGCAGCGCACCGCTGCACTGTCCGCGATGGACGGCATCCGCCAGGTGTTCTGTTTCGAAAACCGCGGCGAGGACATCGGCGTCACGCTGCTGCATCCGCACGGCCAGATTTACGCCTATCCGTTCATTCCGCCGCGCTCCGCGGTGATGGCGCAGCAGGCGGCCGCCTTTTACGAAGCGTCCGACCGCCGGCAGACCCTGGTGGGAGCGGCGCTGGACGCCGAACGCACCTCAGGAGACCGGATGATCCTCGAAGGCAAACATTTCAGCGCCTTTGTGCCCTTCGCCGCCCGCTGGCCGCTGGAAGTCCACCTCGTGCCGCACCGGCAGGTTGCGGACCTCGCTGAACTGCGGGACGACGAACGCGATGACCTGACCGCCGTTTATCTGGACCTGCTCGCCCGCGTCGACGGCCTCTACTCCACCCCCACCCCGTACATTGCCGCCTGGCAGCAGGCGCCGCTGGATGCGCGCTTCCGCCCGGCCAGCCGCCTGCACCTGCAGCTCACCTCCCCGCGCCGGGCCGAAGACAAGCTGAAATTCCTGGCCGGCTCCGAAGCCGCCATGGGCGCCTTCATCAACGACACCATCCCCGAGCAGGTGGCAGCGAACCTGCGTGCCGCCGTTCCCGCGGCCCCCGGAAAGGTGCTGTCATGACCCTCTCGGCCACTGAGCTGTCCGCCGCCTTCACCGCCCGTTTCGGCAGGGAGCCGGCGGGGATCTGGGCCGCGCCCGGCCGCGTAAACCTGATCGGCGAGCACACCGACTATAACGACGGCTTTGTGCTGCCCTTCGCCATCAACCGCTCGACGGCGGTGGCTGCCGCGCCGCGGCGGGACCGGACCGCGCGGGTGTACTCGGCGTTCGGCGAGGGCAGCCTGGTCAGCGCCGACCTGAATGAGCTGAGCACCGGAAGCGTGCAGGGCTGGGCAGCGTATCCGCTGGGCGTCCTGTGGGCCTTCGAGGACCGCGGCACCGGGGTTCCCGGACTGGATTTGTACGTCGATTCCGATGTACCGGTGGGGGCCGGACTATCTTCGTCCGCCGCCCTGGAATGCGCCGTGGCTGTGATGGCCAACGACCTCTCCGATGCCGGACTGACCGGCCCCGAGCTTGCCGCGCTGGGCCAGCGCGCCGAGAACCTCATGGTGGGTGCCCCCACGGGAATCATGGACCAGTCCGCGTCCCTGCTGGGCGAAGAAGGCCACGCCGTGTTCCTCGACTGCCGAAGCCGGGAAGCCGAACTGGTGCCGCTGGATCTGGCCGGCAGCGGTCTGACGCTGCTGGTGATCGATACCCGGGTCAGCCATGAGCATGCCAGCGGCGGTTATGCCTCCCGGCGCGCCTCCTGCGAGCAGGGCGCCAAGGAGATGGGCGTGGCCGCACTGCGGGACCTCACCGTAAAGGACCTCGCGGCGGCCGCAGGCGTCCTGGACGAGGAAACCTTCAGGCGGGTCCGGCATGTGGTGACGGAGAACGCCCGGGTGCTGGCCGCCGTCGACATCCTGCGGACGGACGGGCCCGGCAAGCTGGGCCCGCTGCTCAACGAGAGCCACGCGTCGATGCGGGACGACTTCGAGATCTCCTGCCCGGAACTGGATCTGGCGGTGGAGACTGCCCGCCGGGCCGGGGCACTGGGGGCACGGATGACAGGCGGCGGTTTCGGCGGTTCCGCCATTGCACTGGTGGACAGCACAGCAGCTGACGCCGTGACGGCAGCCGTTTCAGACGCCTTTGCGGCGGCCGGTTATGCCGCTCCGGCCGTCTTCACGGTGCTTCCTGCGTCCGGTGCCGGGCGGGTGGAGGGCTAAAGCGAACCCACCGGGGGGGTCACGCCCGCCGGCTACGAGGCGTTCGGGCCGCTGTTGACGAAGAACGGAGCCAGATCGCCGTACGGGTTTACCGCCGGGTCTTCGTCGAAGCCGTCATACTGCTGCCGCAGTGCGATCACTGCCCGGGCGGCCTCGTCGGTGATATGTGTGTCTCGGGCCAGACCCCACGGGCCGAGTTCGGCGTCGAACACCACGCGGGCGTCCTGCGGGGGCAGCCCGCGCACCGTGGCCACCAGCTCAGCTGCCTCATCGCGGTTGCCCGGTTCCAGCACCCAGCCGAGCGCAGCCTCGTAGGCATCACGGAAGCGCATGGCCGTGTCCCGGTTGTCGGCGTACCAGTCCCCGTTCCAGGCCGCCACGTTCCCGACGTAGGGCGTACCAAGCGCTGATTCATCGGCCAGCTGATTCATGCCCAGCTCGCGGGCCAGCGCCTCGAGGCCGTCACTCAGCAGGGTGGCCGAGGCGTAGCCGTCACTCATCTTCCGGTAACGTTCGGCGACACTTCCCTGGCTGACCACCGTGTAGTCGATGTCCCGGCGCAGACCCGCTTTTTCCAGGAGGGAATAGAGAACGTAGGCGTAGCCGCTGTCGGCCGCATCCACCGCCACCTCGCCGCCGCGGACCGCCTCCATCGAGGGGATTTCGGGCGGAGTGACCACGCTTAGTCCCATCCCGAGGTCCAGGGCAAAATCGGCCAGGACGTTGAGCGGACGGCCCAAATCGTTGGAAGCGTTGCACCGGTAGTTGACCACGTTGTCCCAGGAGGTCTGCAGGACGTCATAGGCTCCGGCGTCGAAGTCCCGGAACTGCTGCTCGGAGGACTCCACCTGCTCCAACGTCACATGGACGTCGTTGTCTGCGAAGAAACCCTTCTTCTCACCCGCGGCCAACGCCGGCGAGATTGAAAAGACACCCATTCTCAGGGGATTTGCGCTGCTGCCCGGCTGTGCCATTGACGGTCCTTGATCTCTCGGAGGAAGCCCCCTGCCCTTGTTCCAGCGTAGGGAGGCGCACCGCGTTGGAAAAGGACCCACGGCAATTAGGACCGCGGGCAGCCGGATGCGGCACACTAAAACCCATGGGAGTGCACGGAGTTATCCGGACGGCGGAGCTGGAACTTCTCGCGTCGTCCACCCGGGTTGATGCGGCCCGCCTGCGCCGCCTGTTGCACCCGGAGTTCCTCGAGATTGGACGTTCGGGGCAGCGGTGGACACGCGAGGACATCATTGCGGCCCTCGGTGCCGAGGATCAGCGGCCCACGCCGGAGACAGATGAATGGGAATTCTCGCAGCTCGCGCCGCATCTGTTCCTCGTCACCTACCGGATCCGGTCCGGCATCCCGCTGGATTCAGGCACCCCGCGCAGCCGGCATTCCTCCGTCTGGGACACCTCGACAGGTCAGCCACGTCTCCGCTTCCATCAGGGAACCCCCGTCCTCCGCGGCAACTAAGGAAACACCGAAGGCCCGTCCCAGGGGACAGGCCTTCGGTGCAGGTTCGTGGAGATGGGGGGAATCGAACCCCCGTCCGATGTTGTATTGCCAGGACTTCTCCGGGCGCAGTATGCGTCGGATTTTCTCGGCCCCAGCCATCCTGCATACAGGTGGCTGATCCGGGCCCAGCCGTCCAAAAGTCCCGAACACCCAGACGGCGAAGGTGTTCGGCAGTGGCCCTCTAAACGACGCCAGGATCCGGAGCGAGAGCGACTCCGGGCTGACGGACTACTCCGGCTGCTTAGGCAGCGAGAGCGAAGTCAGTGCGCATAGGTTTGGCACTTATTTTTTTGCAGAGAGCGTTAGCGAGATAACTCTGCGTCCTCGGCCCGCTTCCCCTGACTCAACAGACATCGTCGAAACCGATCATCCCCGTATTCAGTTGCCAACCAGCTGTCCGCCGCATGGCGTACACATCTAATAACGATTGTCCATCACAGATCATTCCCTGTCCGGGACGCTTGCTCCGCGCAGAAATCCGTGGGAAAGAATGTCCTCCATGGAGACTTCCCCTGCGCGCCATGAATCCATGGATCCCGCCGAGCTCATTCAGCGGGCACGTTCCCTCGCCTGCTCCGGCACCCGTCGCATCCTGGGCATCACCGGAGCACCCGGATCCGGAAAATCCACTGTTGCCCGGCTTCTGGTGGACGCGCTCGGTCCGGACACTGCCGCCCTGGTGCCGATGGACGGGTTCCATCTGGCGAACAGCTTGCTGAAGGACCTTGGACGGCAGCAACGGAAGGGAGCTCCGGACACGTTCGACGACGGCGGATACGCAGCGCTGCTGGCGCGGCTTCACGGCCAGTCGGCGGAGGAGCCTCAGATCTATGCACCCGATTTCCGGCGCGAACTGGAGGAATCGATCGGATCGGCCCTGCCCGTCCGGGCCACCGTCCCGCTGGTCATTACGGAAGGCAACTATCTGTTGCTGCAGGAGGGTCACTGGCCGCACGCCCGGACGCTGATGGATGAAGTTTGGTACCTCGAAATTGACGACGTCGTCCGCCGGAAACGGCTCATCCGGCGGCATGCGGAATTTGGCAGGACTCCGGACGAGGCCCGGGCCTGGGCCCTGGGCAGCGACGAAGCCAATGCCCGGCTGATCATCGGCCACGCTCACCGCGCCGATATCCGCATCCGGCTGGATGCCCGTCCGGCGTGAGGAATCCGGGGGCAGATGGGGACAGGCAGCTGCGCTCAATGTCCCTTGAACGCTTCGGTGAGCCACCAGGCGCCGCCGTCGGACGCGATTTTCGCGTCAATGACGAGCGGTCTGCGCGGGCCGGACGCCAGCCAGGCGCTCACGGCGTCGAGGTCCTGAACCGTGCGGACGGTAAGCCCGTCCGCACCGAAGCCGCGGCCGATGGCAGCGGCGTCGGTCTCCGGGAACACGACCGTGCCCATGTCCGCCTGCGGGTTCTCGGCACCAAAGTGATGCACCTCCGCTCCGTAGGCGGCGTCGTTGTAGACAATGCAGACCAGCGGCAGTTCCAGCCGTACGGCGGTTTCCAGCTCAGCCACGGCCATATGGAACCCTCCGTCACCGGTGCCGAGCACGGGCAGGCGGTCCGGCCGCGCCACCGCCGCTCCGATCGCCGTCGCAAGCCCCAGCCCAATGGACTGGAAGGCCTGGGTGAAGCAGAATCCGTTTTCGTCGGGCACCTCCAGGAACTGGCTCGGGTACCCCATGAAGTTGCCCGAGTCCACAGCGACAATCCGTTCCCGGGGCAGCAGTTCATCGAGGCGGCGGGTCAGGATGCGGGGATCGATTCGACTGTCGGTGGAAAAATCGTCCAGTTCCTCGTCCTGCCACCGGATGGACGCCATCCGCTGGCGCACACTGTCCGTTCGATACCCGGCCCGCGGTGCATCACCGCGGGCAACCAGCTCAGTCAGCACCGCTGCCGCGGTTTCAGCGGAGTCCCCCAGAACGCCCAGCGTCACGGCCCGGTTGGCACCGAGCGCTGCGTCCTCCAGGTCCACCTGCACGACGGCGGTTTCCGGCCCAATCAGGGTGCCCTGCCGCATGGTCCACATGTTCAGCGCGCACCCGAAGCCCACAATCAGATCAGCTCCGGTAATGAGATCGGCGGCCATCGGCGAGGAGAATCCGCCGGAAATTCCGAGGTTGAACTTCTCCCCGTTGAACAATCCCTTGGCCACCGCGGAAGTGGCCACCAGTGCGCCGGCGTGCTCGGCCAGGGCCAACACTTCATTCCGTGCTCCGCGGCCGCCGCGGCCGGCAATGAAAACCGGCCGTTCCGCCTGCTCCAGCAGATCCGCCAGCGCGGCCACGGACGCCCGTCCGGGACGGACCGGAACCGAGAACGGGACGGAGACCGGCGCTGCCGCCGTCTCCGGCACCTCTTGTGCCTGTAGGTCGAGTGGAAGGTTCAAGACCACCGTGCGCCGGTCGTTGACGGCTCGCCGATAGGCGCGCACGGTGTCCGCGACGGCCGTGCGTGCTGAATGGATCCGTTCCGGAACGGCCTGGACCGATCGGGCAAAGCCGTCCTGGTCCATGCTGAAGTTGGAACCCACCGCCGAGGACGCAGCCTCCGCGGCCAGCACAATGAGCGGTGTGCGGGACTTGGCGGCTTCCCCGATGCCCGTTGCCGCGTTTGTGAGGCCGCAGCCCTGGTGCACGGACACCAGCCCCACCCTTCCGGAAACCCGCGCGTAGGCATCGGCCATGGTGGCTGCCCCACCCTCGTGCCGTGCTGCGGTAAACGGAACTCCGTGTTGGCGCAGCGCATTGGTCACGATGAAGTTGCCGGAACCGACCACTCCGAAACAGTGTCCGGCTCCCAGCTCGGCAAGGGTCCTGCCGACAACCTCCGCTACGAACATGTGTGCCCTCCTAGATAACGGAACTGTTCTCGATCGTAGGGAGGTTCCGTCTGCTTGGATGCATCGGCCGGAGAAGCAGCTGCTCCTGCTGCGGCTGCCGCGGTGCCGTCCAGCTGCGGAACACGCTTGGAAATCATCGCCACGGCACCGGCGGCAACGAGGCCGATGATGGCAAACACCGCGAAGTTCCGCTCAAGGGGAGCGTCCGAGGCAGCGATCCAGCCGCCGATGATCGGACCCGAAATGGCGCCGATCCGGGCGAATCTCAGGGCCCAGCCGGTGGCTGTGGCACGGGTGGCGGCGGGGTAATAGTCCGCAATGTAACCGGTCCGGACCAGGGAAGTGGAAATCGATCCGATTCCGGCGATGCCATAAATGCAAGGTTCACCACCATGGAGTTGGGGAACATCATTCGAGAAGGGCCGGGCAGGTATTCCCGCCCGGCCCCTCTTGTTCTCTGCGTTGTGGTGCCGCCGATACGGCTAGGCGCAGAGTTTATCCACCGACGCGCTCAGAGCTAGCGGCGGCGCCCGAAAACCAAAGAAGCCGCGGCGGTAGCGGCAGTGACGGCGTAGACCGACGGCCAGGCGCCGATCTTCTTCGCCAGCGGGTGGGACAGGCCGAAAGCTGCCACGTAACCGGCGGTGAGGGCCGCGGCGGTGCCGGTGCCGGCGTCGCGCTTCCACATCGTGAAGGCTGTTGCTCCGGCTGCAGCCAGGACCGCGCCGCCCAGCTGCCGGTTGCCGGTATCCCGAGCGGTCTTGTAGCCGCCGATCAGGCCGGCGCTGGAAACGAGGGAGGTCAGAAGTGCACTCACAGTTGTTTTCTCCTCTTAGCTGCTGATAACAAATCCCAGCCTATCTCCGGAGTGCGGCCGGGGCGTGCGTCTAAACTGTGAGCCAAAGCCAATCCCCACCGCAAAGGACCGCGCATGCCGACAACGCCCGAGAACCTGCTCGCCCCGGAC
Proteins encoded:
- a CDS encoding thiamine pyrophosphate-binding protein yields the protein MFVAEVVGRTLAELGAGHCFGVVGSGNFIVTNALRQHGVPFTAARHEGGAATMADAYARVSGRVGLVSVHQGCGLTNAATGIGEAAKSRTPLIVLAAEAASSAVGSNFSMDQDGFARSVQAVPERIHSARTAVADTVRAYRRAVNDRRTVVLNLPLDLQAQEVPETAAAPVSVPFSVPVRPGRASVAALADLLEQAERPVFIAGRGGRGARNEVLALAEHAGALVATSAVAKGLFNGEKFNLGISGGFSSPMAADLITGADLIVGFGCALNMWTMRQGTLIGPETAVVQVDLEDAALGANRAVTLGVLGDSAETAAAVLTELVARGDAPRAGYRTDSVRQRMASIRWQDEELDDFSTDSRIDPRILTRRLDELLPRERIVAVDSGNFMGYPSQFLEVPDENGFCFTQAFQSIGLGLATAIGAAVARPDRLPVLGTGDGGFHMAVAELETAVRLELPLVCIVYNDAAYGAEVHHFGAENPQADMGTVVFPETDAAAIGRGFGADGLTVRTVQDLDAVSAWLASGPRRPLVIDAKIASDGGAWWLTEAFKGH
- the galK gene encoding galactokinase, yielding MTLSATELSAAFTARFGREPAGIWAAPGRVNLIGEHTDYNDGFVLPFAINRSTAVAAAPRRDRTARVYSAFGEGSLVSADLNELSTGSVQGWAAYPLGVLWAFEDRGTGVPGLDLYVDSDVPVGAGLSSSAALECAVAVMANDLSDAGLTGPELAALGQRAENLMVGAPTGIMDQSASLLGEEGHAVFLDCRSREAELVPLDLAGSGLTLLVIDTRVSHEHASGGYASRRASCEQGAKEMGVAALRDLTVKDLAAAAGVLDEETFRRVRHVVTENARVLAAVDILRTDGPGKLGPLLNESHASMRDDFEISCPELDLAVETARRAGALGARMTGGGFGGSAIALVDSTAADAVTAAVSDAFAAAGYAAPAVFTVLPASGAGRVEG
- a CDS encoding ABC transporter substrate-binding protein encodes the protein MGVFSISPALAAGEKKGFFADNDVHVTLEQVESSEQQFRDFDAGAYDVLQTSWDNVVNYRCNASNDLGRPLNVLADFALDLGMGLSVVTPPEIPSMEAVRGGEVAVDAADSGYAYVLYSLLEKAGLRRDIDYTVVSQGSVAERYRKMSDGYASATLLSDGLEALARELGMNQLADESALGTPYVGNVAAWNGDWYADNRDTAMRFRDAYEAALGWVLEPGNRDEAAELVATVRGLPPQDARVVFDAELGPWGLARDTHITDEAARAVIALRQQYDGFDEDPAVNPYGDLAPFFVNSGPNAS
- the galT gene encoding galactose-1-phosphate uridylyltransferase; protein product: MTVHTSTRLSDGRELIYFDSSPETAQRRQSAPADTRGLPARPGNGTARYDALTGEWIAVAAHRQSRTHLPPADQCPLCPSSPSRASEIPAEDYEVVVFENRFPSFGPDLGQLPADPAWGTTAPAYGRCEVVAFDSAHEGSFGSLSPARARTVVDAWAQRTAALSAMDGIRQVFCFENRGEDIGVTLLHPHGQIYAYPFIPPRSAVMAQQAAAFYEASDRRQTLVGAALDAERTSGDRMILEGKHFSAFVPFAARWPLEVHLVPHRQVADLAELRDDERDDLTAVYLDLLARVDGLYSTPTPYIAAWQQAPLDARFRPASRLHLQLTSPRRAEDKLKFLAGSEAAMGAFINDTIPEQVAANLRAAVPAAPGKVLS
- a CDS encoding DUF4440 domain-containing protein, encoding MGVHGVIRTAELELLASSTRVDAARLRRLLHPEFLEIGRSGQRWTREDIIAALGAEDQRPTPETDEWEFSQLAPHLFLVTYRIRSGIPLDSGTPRSRHSSVWDTSTGQPRLRFHQGTPVLRGN
- a CDS encoding nucleoside/nucleotide kinase family protein; the protein is METSPARHESMDPAELIQRARSLACSGTRRILGITGAPGSGKSTVARLLVDALGPDTAALVPMDGFHLANSLLKDLGRQQRKGAPDTFDDGGYAALLARLHGQSAEEPQIYAPDFRRELEESIGSALPVRATVPLVITEGNYLLLQEGHWPHARTLMDEVWYLEIDDVVRRKRLIRRHAEFGRTPDEARAWALGSDEANARLIIGHAHRADIRIRLDARPA
- a CDS encoding MarR family winged helix-turn-helix transcriptional regulator — translated: MKDYLDRAKEQWDALPQVSVEPSGIIPRISRLAQLVQMRGDAVLQEFQLTRGEAELLFLLTRTGRPMTPSEIAADLLTSAAGTTKRIAKLVDAGLVIRTVNPLDGRGALIDPTPAASVLVHRVLAATAQHEAEMIAHLPEAVRIQLAGHLRALLSGLEAQDGSPG